DNA from Rosa rugosa chromosome 6, drRosRugo1.1, whole genome shotgun sequence:
gagtttcaaactcCTGGCAAACTCCTCCTGGTTGTTCCATGGAagattgtcctcctgttgtgccaaaagagttgtactggtattagtattgaagggtgaggaaaattatgaaacaaaatttaagtaaataaatccttcattaccagtagaagcagtggaaccaaaattgagatcaatggatccaccagcaccagtagaactagtggacccaaaattgatgtcaatggatccaccagctggcccaaaattgatgtcgatggatccaccagcaccagtagaaccagtggacccaaaattgagatcaatagatccaccagtaccaggagaactagttcccatgggcacttgagtagcctgattgcacctcttcatctgcttctctcgagccctgacattctggaaccaaaaataaatattcttgccctcaacctgtccatactgttgcagctggagacagatctcgtgaatatgctctgtagttggggtcttaactcccttgtcgtagtaaagatccttgaggattcttatttgatctggagtaggaatccacctggtacggcttcgccagaaatccgtgttggcactactcccggctgcttggttgtttcctccatcctcgatttgttgctgggtttgtagctccattagttgcagagttcgtggttccatggtgatgagttgagaggaagtgaaAATTGAAGAACGATGATGTTGAGAgtggtgttggagatctgaactTCTCAGATGAAAGAAGGgctgaagatctgagagagaaggattgaagattggtgagggaaggactggaaatttgagaaaagaaaggctgaagagtttgagagagaaagactaaAACTCTggagaaatttcttttctttggtgtgaacagtttttctccagaatgcacctatttatagaacaaggtgatcagatctccaccgttggatggacgattcctgtgattcattctacgcgttggattaaagtcgccctgaaacccggaaaagttgttggcgcgtggagagcgtgtaaggggaccgagggaatctcgaggcgctgtggcagacagctgtagccgaaagcagatttgactgccgtaaatcacggaagggataagccgtgacacaaatGGGCCGTatttgggcctgtctcggatcaaggcatcactgtagctgtgggtggaggcctgatgggccgagtttcagaaacagttttggacatgatgggccgagtttctgaaacagttttggatgagttgggccggatttctgtaacagttttggatacgttgggctgggtttctgcaacagtcttggatgttttgggccgaattgttgaaacagttggtttaaataaaaagattggtatggataataacgtgagcagccgtgctcgagtggttgagtgtaaagttcgtgtacaagaggtctgaggttcgaacctcgcctctcgtttatttttattatgttcgtttatgacataataagtataaaatttgtacacattatattaagcacagcttgtgctccagtggttggggacaaaggtttcgtgcagcaggttgaggtttcgaaccttgcctcccccgttattttatttatgtcgcttatgacataataaatataacatgtgagcatatattaatgaaggcagctcttgcttcagtggttgggagcaaaaccttcgtgttcgaggtcgggagttcgaaccttgcctcctacaaatttttttggatctcgtatatgcttgatatacggacgcatatacggtatgcacggtatgcatacatatatacggtttgtacggtatgcatacgtatatacggtctatacggtatgcatacatatatacggtctatacggtatgcatacatatatacggtatacctacggtatgtacaatttcataccgtagtcgagctgaaagttggtgggccgattggtaggcccaaatagtaagcccaattgttcggcctgaatggtaggcccaaatgttaaacccaaattggttcgggccggttcgaaatgtggatggttcggtttcttcggcccaattggccagccctaatgcttagcccaaggattgagcaagcccaagtcatcatcactgggtgacatgttttattggcgtgcttttgagaatgatttgttttgagtgatgctaattgagtagcgaaacgctttgtgggagtgtttactgtgcttgtatgccagtacaggatgacgatctgtgtgaaaacagctatatgtgcaatgtcacgtggtgatttgagtgtgggttgcttgaggcaattgttgtgttgaaaatttgagaaatgatgcggtgaaggaatgtcatgttgatgacttaagtgggaatgaggatttcatctgtgaattcttgttgtgtgagtttacgtttgtgatgaaaggatttagtggccataggaatgtatttttatacaaagggctgtggctttgtagattactacagttttgggaaagatggagattcgatggttaggttaaccgtaatcgagagcaattaacttgcacttaaatttcgggacgaaatttctttaaggagggtagattgtaataaccggtttttcttttaaccaaaacagttggtggcaaacacctttgttaaaaggaagggtgttccttgattcaaggccggtgtcttaatcatcattcatgattatgcataattgaataatcattcaatcataccagacaactctctctcactctctctgtctcacgtccgaaaaccatccaagaaacagagcaatcttcatcaactcatctctccctccaccgaccaccaatcaagaccagaccAGTTCCTATAGTTCCACCTCGTTCTTGCGCAGCTACCAGTGGCAACCTTGCACCGCAACACGGCCGGCAGTGGCGGCGGAGGACACGGTTCCGTTTTGAGCTCGATTTGGTTCTATCtcgatatcttgagctacaggccgctaattctcttgattcttgtctcattggattcgcctcaactttctgaacaagcaccaagaaggaccagacctgggtagaacgatttcacgttcatcggagctcgactggtttagatcgacaaacaacccttcgatccgtgtatctcgagttacagaccacctctttatgtgattcttggcttagtgagttcgtcttgaagttctgaacaactctccagaaggaatagaagcgtttcgttgaagtttttacgtcgaaactcaagctcgccggattctggaatttttccgaccaccgaagctttcgatcggtatatctcgagctacagaccatatttttctgtgattcttgaaccaatgagttcaccttgagtttcttaacaactctctagaagggatcaaagcctgaaattgaagttttgacgtcgaaatcaagccttgccggattctgcaaatttcgccggattctggaaattttccggccacctcgactgttttaggtaatttcaaccacttccggttattttcagcttacatggtagttatgaaagttgttaagcatgatgagaggaagaggagcagcccggccccgacaccattggcggtggtcggcggcggctctgccactaattccggcggccctttccggccacctccgggggtcaaaaatatagtttctgtgcatttttagattctatatttcaatacgatcatcttgatatattatatgcaatttttggatatcgtatgattaagttatgaatttttaagtttcgatcgatttcgatcgttagatttgtgatatgtgaagttaggaccgtcagatggacttgtagttttgatatgatgatcttatgactgtcccagtgactttgtgtggtcatgggcgaagatccgaccgttggatcttcgtataaatgcaaaacagtgattagggaggcgattcgtgagaatccgtccgtcggattttcgtataaaattgtgaagatgttagtaaggacgattcaggaagatcagaccgttggatcttcgtgatgatttttggagggtgatcctaagggcgatccgtgaggatccgaccgttggatcatcatttaatttcgatccgaccgttggattgtcgtttgaatatgtttttgagttattggctaagttaaggtcatgtgtgattaggtgattgacggtctcccttgggtgagcgatttcggtgtgtattgtgttaaactgaagacgcagcgggaatatcgaggtgagtaaaatcgcacatggttccttcatgaaccgaaatttagtgatttatattgaattataaaggtgtggaaaattgttttaagaaaataaagatttgttttgaaataatatgaacttgatcgactacggttcataaggctactactcacaggtaaggaaaatgaatttaagtataaaaatgaatttcttgtttttattgcatgtgaactacagatggtattagtagtcactcttgtgtaggtgattacgtatatatatatatatatatatttacgtgaaatatatattgaaagttatgacattgtgtgatgtattgagttgttcgtgataaagagtagttgagtaaagtgcgatagttgaaatgtgtagacgaattatatgttagtgtcaagtgttctcatcgtgtgtcgatgatggtgtcaagtattctcatcgtgtgtcgatgattgtggcaagtgttctcatcgtgtgtcgatgaaagtgcccagtattttcatcgtgtgtcgatgattgtggcaagtgttctcatcgtgtgtcgatgaaagtgccaagtattttcatcgtgtgtcgatgattgtggcaagtgttttcatcgtgcgtcgatgatagtggcaggtgtcttcatcgtgtgtcgatgattatgacacgtattatcgtaagattgaaccttggccaaggtgacaggttacgattcagttagagctctagtctgtctgccatcatactgtttgagggataacctcaagtttttatgtgtctttgagtatgacatgctgcgtggaggggtttttataactatcatatacccttgagtatatactggaaagggaaagtttagttgtttggatggtcatggtgagatgtgagttgattgatgtttgaagtgacgttgtgcacttcaatttttatactaagaatcacttaaattgatttgttctttaaagtcgtgcaattccttgtttactcatacgggctgtcaaaagcttaccgggtttgtgttgttgcaatcccggtacactattcaaattgtgtagcgggtaatcctacaggtcaagagaatcaggacggagatcgagctgcgtagagtagctgcaattgtgtcaatctgaattgctttgtgagccggtgaggtgtgttatgctcatttagagctttacaatatttcttgtgagagtgaattgtaataatgaactcgaggtttcgaaatttgaagtttgtgtatcgtgtggtgaggttgttttgagaaaaaaattcagaacgtttatttgattaagtggtttaattcatgtttcggatttgaacttattattcaaaattcggggcgtgacacgtGGCCTATTTGGAATGTTGCATAGATGAGTTTTTGGGTTGTTTATGGACTTTTCTTCAGGTCGATTGATGAATTTATGTCTAGGATTAGTGTTTTGATAAATGCATGGTCTTCTAGTATTGAATATAGATTCATTATGTAGCCCTAGTTTTGTAGTTGTAGATGCAGCTGTAGTTGTTGACGCTGTGGCCCTAGTTTTGCCAGTAGCTACCATAGACCCTACACTGCTATAGATATATTCCATGGTTCACATGGCCATTAGATTCGTCATGAACTTGTGGAAGTGCTCCGAGGTAAGAAATAGCAGCTGCTTTTTTCTTGTGCCAGAGGTAACAGTAACTTACTGTATAAGTGATTTTGAAAAGAGGGAAATCATTACTGACCTAAAAAAACTTCATTACTTAATGATctagcctttctctctcttcttcttctcagttTGCTTAATGaagaagggttttttttttttttttttttcttctaaataTCAGTAAGTCGGTTCCGCTTGCTTTGTACGCAATCTCAGTTTCTATAAATCCATCCTCCCAAACCCTAGTCAGTAACATCGTAGGCTAAAGATCTAgcccctttctctctcttcttcttctcagttTGCTTAATGaagaagggttttttttttccttctaaatATCAGTAAGTCGGTTCCGCTTGCTTTGTACGCAATCTCAGTTTCTATAAATTCATCCTCCCAAACACTAGTCAGTAACATCGTAGGCTAAAGATCTagcatttctctctcttcttcttctcgctctctctctctctctctctctaagcccTCTTCTATTCAACGAaggctttctagggtttgaggTACTCGcgctcatcttcttcttcaacggCTCTGGCAACAAGATCCAGGCTTTAATTGGGTTCCTGCGAGTTAGTCTCTAAATCTCTAAAGTCGGTTCCCCTAGTAAGTTGGTTCTCGGACGCTTAGGGCAAAGCAATTCTTTTACCAGCAAAAGAATTAGGTCTTTTCATTCATGGAGGGTGGTGGTATGCTTCTTCCAGGCCAACGGTTTTGCCCCATGGAAGATGAGCTACTCATGTTCTACCTTAAGCCTAAGGTGAACGGGATGCAAGTGCCCGGCAACGAAGAAGTCATCTGCGAGATGGATCTTTACGGTGACCAAGATCCTTGGAAAATATGGGAAAGATTCGAAGCAAGAAGATCCAACGACTTGAGGAGGAACAAAGATCTCTACTTCTTcacccaaaagaagaagaagactgcaAGAAGCTCACGTGCAAGCAGAACAGTTGGGAGTGGCGGTACTTGGAGAGGCCTAAACGCAGCAAAGGAGATATATCTTCTTGATCAGAATCAGCAGCCAACATCTACTCTTCTTGGTTTCAAGAAAACCTACACCTACAAGAACAAGGGCTCTGTGCATCATGGTTGCTGGATCATGTATGAGTTTGAACTTGATAAGTCACAACTCCTGCACAAGAAACAAGTAGACAAGAATGAATACGTTCTTTGTTTACTTAGGAAGAATGATGCACTAccggaaaagaagagaaaaaggcaAGAAAAAGAGGAGATGCTTGAAGATTATGTCGTGGACGACGATGGAGATAACATTGATCCTGAATGGGTTATTGAGGAGCCGAGAGAGAGACGACAACGTCTTCTACCATACACTGATCAAGAAGAGAATATGGGACTCCAACAATTCGAGGCTGATCAAGGAGAATCGCCCTTGGAGTTGGCTGAATTAGAAAAGTGGTTTGATGCAGAATTTTATGCTGAAAATGTTGCCTCGCTAGTTGATGACAATTCAGGACTGCAACAATTGGAATCTGAATCTCAACTAGGAGAAGAAAATCTGGAGCAGCAAATGGGAGCTGAAGCCAATGTGGATGGAGAGAACTTGAGTGACGCTATGCTTGGTGAAAACTGGCCTATGTCTTTTTTGGAAGATCTAATGATTGATGAGCAGCCAAATACCATGGAAGTAGGAGAGTGGAATGCCTGCTTATTCAGATTTTGAGCACTTTGCATTTTAGTTAACAGTTTTTCTCTTTTACATCGATATCTAAGAGAATCGATTCATGTATATTTCATGGGGTTAAGGCATTAAGTCCCCCCCATTGTATCTTCAACTAATAATATGGGTGTGAGGGCCAAACCCCCAGCTAGACTGGGTTCCAGGCCTcgttaaaaaaatttctgtcTCCTTCACATGAAAATACAATATCTGACCAAAACATAGGCTGAGGATAAAACACGATGTGAAATTTGAGAATCTAGACTTTTAGAGCTAGTGAACCATGGATTCATTACCACTGTTCTGCAGTGTAAAATGGAATACAGTGGTAACTATCAATTTCATTTTAGATGCCATTGCTCATTAATTGAAAGCCGAATCGTGTTCCACAAATTTACTTGTTCTTATATCGATCATACAAATTACATATGTCTTAAACATCTTTCAACAGAAATTGGAAAAGCAAAGACATAAGAATGAAAGATTTTTGAGTAGCAAAGACTAAATTGCGGCCAATTCTCCAGACTCCAGAGGAACCACATAGGATGCAGCTGAGTAACTTTAACTTTCAAGCACAAAATAGAGCATGTAACTGATATCTGCTTGAATGCTCACATCAAGTATACTAGTAGAGTCATTTACTCCTTGATATCTCCCTGTATTTAGAAAGAGAATATTACTAAGGCCTGATAGAAGATTCATTTAAAAGCAAATACTGCTACATTTCAGAGTCCATGTTGCATTACATGAAGATAAAGTCAAAAtattgataaataaaaatctgtaTCAAACTATCAATACTCTTTCATTAAACACCTATTTTGTTAGCCATCAATATCACTTTAAGAATTCAAAGGCCATGCAAAACCGTCTCTAAATTGCATACGTGAGAGTCGGGAGATCATTGTATTGAGCGTGGAACTGGAGGAACTGTGTGAAGAAGGAAAGAATCTGGTTACTGGTTAGAAATTGGAACTGGAGGAACTTTGTGAAGAAAGGAAGAATCTGGTCAGAATTGCCCGTAGTGTAATTAAGCTGCTGTACTGGCACCAAGCCTCAGGACCAAGTCTACGATTGCTCGACCATTCTTATTGGATCCTCTTCTAGTTTGTGTTTTGGTTTTCGTCCCGACTACAGCAGCAGTAGGAGCACCTTCTGCAGCCTTTCCTTTGGCCGCTGCCTTTGCATCAGTAACTGCTATGTTTTCACTCTCTTTCAAGTTCATAGTAGGATTTTTAAAATGTGACAGATAGTTTGAAGAAAATTGGCAAGGAATGAATTACATTTATATAGGGTATGGCGAGAATACAGTTAATAGGTTAGTTTAATCCCATATATAGTGATGTGTTATACATCATAACATATGTATGTAGAGGAACAAGAGTTGTTGCGAAATGCTTACATTCTCCACTTTGGGAAAAATCATGAACCAAATATGTATGAAGGGTAAATATGATGTAATACACCATGCTTGTCTCATGTATAGATGCGGCACTTACTATGTTAGTACATTGGCTTCATTGACAAAAGCCACCACATGAGTTATGTAACCAGATAGTTAACCAAACCTAGTCGTAGACTTGTAGTAGTGGTACTAGCTACTTGTCACAGGACGTTCCTTTACCTTGGACTTTTAGAGTCATAAATCCATCCCGGTTAACAAGAGGATCAGGTTCATGATCACCACATAACTCATTCGTTACAGGTTTAATTCGATCGATCATATTGCAGACATGAAATTGGCAACTCTAATAGTCGATCGAAGTGTTCCAAGCCAAGCTAATACGATGAGGTGTCATGATCAAGATATCTTGGTCTGCGAAACCGTGGAGAACTCACCCATTAGTCCATTACAATTTACAAAAGTAGATTATAAATCGTAGCGTGCTTACTTTGACTTTAATACTCCACCTAATTACAATTAAGTCCACGCTATGGGACTCAACATAAAAAGCCAACACAATGATTTGGggacttggcttctctgctataatttACTTTGCTATAATTTGCTTGGATTTCATCATAGCCGTCAGATATAGTTTTAAGGGCCAGCTGATGCCACATCAAGAAACATCAAGAAGTTTTAAGGGCCAGATTATGCACttttttttctagcaaattatagttatagcagagaagccaaatccATGATTTGGACGGAAACATTTCATTCCACGTTGATTAGCGTGGAAACGTGAAGAGTCTAGATAATGAAAGACCGCTTCCTTCAAATCTTTGCAAATATTATACTTCCTTTTGAGTATGTCAAGTTCAAATCTTTGCAAATAATATTTGCTCTTTGTAAATCAATTTAACAATTGATGAAGATCGTATATTTAGAGGGGAGAAAAATAGTAAGTGCTTATCGTACATGGAAACTAATATTGTGGGATTGCATGATTAGTGGTACTTTATTTACGAGTTACGACATAGAATTCCTACATTATCAGTTATGGGTAAAGGGTTTTATACAAAAGACCATTTTCTGATATAGGCTTCCAAATGACTATAATGCAAGCCACACTGTTTCAATAATATGTGCACATATTGTAAATTTTTCCTATATATAGTCAAATAAGACAagattgagagaatgaattttctgatatgtaattacacccattctgtggtgtatataaacagattacaatcgtactacaacgtactacaactattgtgtactactgtactacacaacatatacaaggtaagtagttacaacaatatCTTCCCTTGTGctctattcctaatagggaacgatgactcacactaacactccccctcaagttggcgcatatacatcaaccatgcccaacttgcttagtgagtcataaaacgcctttctggaaactcctttggtaagtacatccgcaagttgctcttcagttggaacaa
Protein-coding regions in this window:
- the LOC133716381 gene encoding NAC domain containing protein 52-like gives rise to the protein MEGGGMLLPGQRFCPMEDELLMFYLKPKVNGMQVPGNEEVICEMDLYGDQDPWKIWERFEARRSNDLRRNKDLYFFTQKKKKTARSSRASRTVGSGGTWRGLNAAKEIYLLDQNQQPTSTLLGFKKTYTYKNKGSVHHGCWIMYEFELDKSQLLHKKQVDKNEYVLCLLRKNDALPEKKRKRQEKEEMLEDYVVDDDGDNIDPEWVIEEPRERRQRLLPYTDQEENMGLQQFEADQGESPLELAELEKWFDAEFYAENVASLVDDNSGLQQLESESQLGEENLEQQMGAEANVDGENLSDAMLGENWPMSFLEDLMIDEQPNTMEVGEWNACLFRF